Within the Deltaproteobacteria bacterium CG11_big_fil_rev_8_21_14_0_20_49_13 genome, the region ATAGAAAAGTTCAAACAAAAGCAGGTCTTCACCACGAAAGACACGATGTTCGTATATCTTGGAACTTATCTCCCCGAAAAGTTAGAACCTGGTAAAAGCGCGCTCCGTCTCCAGCAGGTTGATTGTGAGATAATAGATAATGATGCGGAGCTTATAGAGACGATCGGCAACCTTAAATAGTGAAACCAAATGATATGAAAACAACATCTTTCCCCATTGTCTGTGTTGGCGGTTCCGCTGGCGGACTTGAGGCGTTTCAGAACCTGCTTGAGGATCTATCCAGTAAGACCGGAATGGCGTTCGTCTTCATAATGCACCTCTCCCCTGAGCACAGAAGCATATTGTCGGAATTACTCGCAAAAAAAACAAAGATGCCGGTGGTCGAGGCAAGGAACGGCATGCGGGTAGAGGCCGATCATATTTACGTCATACCTCCCAAAACGAACATGACGCTCTCAAAAGGAAAGTTAGTGGTCAAGAGTGTCCGTAATGCGAGATTAAGGCATTTGCCCATAGATCGTTTCTTTAAATCGCTCTCAGAGGAGCTTGGAAGCAGGGCTATCGGGGTCATACTTTCCGGAACGGCAACGGACGGGACCCTCGGGGCAGAGGCCATAAAGGCCGGAGGGGGTATCACTTTTGCCCAGGACAAAAAGAGCGCCAAGTACGACGGAATGCCGCAAAGCGCCGTTTCGGCAGGATGCGTAGATTTTGTGATGCCGCCAAAGAAGATCGCAAAAGAGCTTTCGCTGATAGCAAAACATCCGCTCATTTCTCCTGCCGTGCGAGTTAAAGAGAAAAAACCCGCCACAACCGAACGCAAAGGCTTTGAAGGTGTCCTTCAAACGCTTCGCATAGTAAAGGGTTTTGATTTCACCGATTATAAACCTGCCACCATGAACAGGCTTATATCGAACAAAATGGACCTCTTAAAGCTCTCGCGGCTCAAAGACTACATAAAGCGTCTGAATGCGGACGAGAAGGAGGTAGAGCGCCTTTACGACGCCCTGTTGATAAACGTCACGAGCTTTTTCCGTGACCCAAATGCCTTTGAGGCCCTTAAAAAGACGGCCCTGTCGGCCATCCTCAAAGATAAGCCAATGGGTCAGTGCGTAAGGGTCTGGGTCTCCGGATGTTCTACGGGAGAAGAGGCCTGTTCGATAGGCATTTGTATCCTTGAGCTACTCGGGGAAAAGGCGGGCACGGTCCCCGTTCAGATCTTTGCCACCGATGCAAACGAAAGAATCATCGAGAAGGCGCGCAGGGGTGTTTACAGTAAGACCATAAAAAACGCCGTCTCCCCGGAGCGACTGAAACGTTTCTTTATAGAGGATGGCGACTCCTACAGAATATCCAAGCAGTTGCGCGACATGTGCGTCTTTTCCAGACAGAACATCTTTGGCGACCCGCCTCTTTCAAACATGGACCTTATAAGTTGCAGAAATCTGCTCATATACCTTCAGCCCGTCCTGCAGGAGAAAGTTTTTCGTAACGTTCATTACGGCCTTAGACCGGGCGGATTTCTTTTTTTAGGGAACTCTGAATCGATAGGAAGTTATTCAAATCTTTTCAGACCGCTAAACAGAAAACAAGGGCTCTTCGTTAAAAAGAGCTTCTCCTTCGGGCTCCGCCCGGAAGAGACCCCCAGATATTATATGCCGGGGAGATCGGGGACGGACGCTAAAACATATCCAAAGGATACCGAAGAGAACGACATCGAGCGATTGATAGACAATATCGTGCTCTCCGAATACGCGCCCTGCGGAGTGTTAATAGACGGCGACATGCATGTCCTTTCTTTCCGGGGAAGTACCGGCCGTTATCTCGAGCCGGCGGCCGGCAAACCAAGCTTCGATCTCTTTAGGCTTGCAAGGGAAGGGCTTTCGCTCCCATTGCGCTCGGTCATTCATAAGGCAAGGGAAACAAGGCGGCCGGCAAAAAGAGAGGCCGAAAGCGTGAAATATAACGGCGGCCGCTTTGGGGTCAATATAACCGTTATCCCCGTGAGGGCCAAGAACCTGAAAGAGGAGCTTTATCTGGTCCTTTTCGACAGGAGCGTAAGCCCTGCCGCGCCACACTATCAGCCAAAAAAACGGACGGCGGTCGGTAAAGTTAAAGACGAAAGATATCTCCTATCCCTTCAAAAGGAGATTGATGAGACAAAGGAATATCTTCATACGGTCATAGAAGAGCAGGAGAACGTTAGCGAAGAGGTAAAGACCGCGAAC harbors:
- a CDS encoding chemotaxis protein CheR, with amino-acid sequence MKPNDMKTTSFPIVCVGGSAGGLEAFQNLLEDLSSKTGMAFVFIMHLSPEHRSILSELLAKKTKMPVVEARNGMRVEADHIYVIPPKTNMTLSKGKLVVKSVRNARLRHLPIDRFFKSLSEELGSRAIGVILSGTATDGTLGAEAIKAGGGITFAQDKKSAKYDGMPQSAVSAGCVDFVMPPKKIAKELSLIAKHPLISPAVRVKEKKPATTERKGFEGVLQTLRIVKGFDFTDYKPATMNRLISNKMDLLKLSRLKDYIKRLNADEKEVERLYDALLINVTSFFRDPNAFEALKKTALSAILKDKPMGQCVRVWVSGCSTGEEACSIGICILELLGEKAGTVPVQIFATDANERIIEKARRGVYSKTIKNAVSPERLKRFFIEDGDSYRISKQLRDMCVFSRQNIFGDPPLSNMDLISCRNLLIYLQPVLQEKVFRNVHYGLRPGGFLFLGNSESIGSYSNLFRPLNRKQGLFVKKSFSFGLRPEETPRYYMPGRSGTDAKTYPKDTEENDIERLIDNIVLSEYAPCGVLIDGDMHVLSFRGSTGRYLEPAAGKPSFDLFRLAREGLSLPLRSVIHKARETRRPAKREAESVKYNGGRFGVNITVIPVRAKNLKEELYLVLFDRSVSPAAPHYQPKKRTAVGKVKDERYLLSLQKEIDETKEYLHTVIEEQENVSEEVKTANEEILTSNEELQSTNEELETSKEELQSTNEELNTTNEELQNRNAEVSILNNDLVNLLGSINIPIIMLDADFVIRRTTPHVEKVLNIVPSDIGRPINKIRLGLDIPNLEKTLLDVTKSLHPKTLEIKDDDESWYSVTVRPYRTTDNKIDGLVIIFIDITAAKKAETLAKRSAAAMATVTAERKRADEFDSAYKELRETKDMLVQSEKLAAIGELSAGVAHELNSPLTGILGIIRSRIRHTSPDSIEHEDLKKVEAAGEYMARIIKNLTEFATPSAAKVEKLVCNDIIDSVLDFSKKIISDKGITLQKELEENLPAIKCDKTLAQQVIVTLMNNAIDSMEENGLLKISTGSVLENEERFVEIEFQDNGCGIPEENLTRIFEPFFTTKRPGKGVGLGLSIAHSIIMNHKGKILVESKVGKGTTFRVRMPATVNI